Proteins from one Mesorhizobium sp. M9A.F.Ca.ET.002.03.1.2 genomic window:
- a CDS encoding uracil-DNA glycosylase yields MTAVSRDNRPDIAELLAFYASAGVDEGLEDEPVNRFAEVASKPPEQAPATATPPTGGSAALPRSTSVSRAEMSERPVAVPARAQPATATVPDEAQAALARQLATTATTLDELRQHMAAFDGCNLKFTAKNLVFADGNPNAAVMLVGEAPGRDEDLEGLPFVGRSGRLLDRILAAIGLDRTSAYIANVIPWRPPGNRTPTPHETEICRPFIERQIELVNPKVLVNLGGPSAKTLLNTTEGILRLRGNWRVHTTASGVAIPAMPTLHPAYLLRTPAHKKLAWRDFLEVKTKLRALG; encoded by the coding sequence ATGACTGCCGTTTCCCGAGACAACCGACCTGATATCGCCGAGCTGCTGGCCTTCTATGCCAGCGCGGGCGTCGACGAGGGGCTCGAAGACGAGCCGGTGAACAGGTTTGCCGAGGTTGCGTCAAAACCGCCTGAGCAGGCGCCAGCGACAGCTACGCCGCCGACGGGTGGAAGCGCCGCACTGCCACGCTCGACAAGCGTGTCACGCGCCGAGATGAGCGAGAGGCCGGTTGCGGTACCGGCGCGCGCGCAGCCTGCCACCGCGACGGTGCCCGACGAGGCCCAAGCGGCATTGGCGCGCCAACTGGCGACGACGGCGACGACCCTGGACGAGCTTCGCCAGCACATGGCGGCATTCGACGGCTGCAACCTCAAATTCACCGCCAAGAACCTGGTGTTCGCCGACGGCAATCCGAATGCCGCTGTCATGCTGGTCGGCGAGGCGCCCGGCCGCGACGAGGACCTCGAGGGATTGCCGTTCGTCGGCCGCTCCGGCCGGCTGCTCGACCGGATACTGGCCGCGATCGGCCTCGACCGGACATCGGCCTACATCGCCAATGTCATCCCCTGGCGACCGCCGGGCAACCGCACACCGACACCGCACGAGACCGAGATCTGCCGGCCGTTCATCGAACGACAGATCGAGCTGGTCAATCCGAAGGTGCTGGTCAACCTGGGTGGCCCCTCGGCAAAGACCCTGCTCAACACCACCGAAGGGATCCTGCGGCTACGCGGCAATTGGCGCGTCCACACGACCGCCTCCGGCGTTGCCATTCCCGCCATGCCGACCCTGCACCCGGCCTATCTCTTGAGAACCCCCGCGCACAAGAAGCTGGCGTGGCGGGATTTCCTCGAAGTGAAGACGAAGTTGCGGGCGCTGGGTTGA
- a CDS encoding electron transfer flavoprotein-ubiquinone oxidoreductase — protein sequence MSDIERESMEFDVVIVGAGPAGLAAAIRLKQVNPELSVVVLEKGGEVGAHILSGAVVDPIGIDRLLPGWRDEEGHPFKTPVTADHFLVLGPAGSFRLPNILMPPLMNNHGNYIVSLGNVCRWLATKAEALGVEIYPGFAAADLLYNEAGAVTGVVTGDMGVEKDGTHGPGFAPGMALMGKYVLIGEGARGSLAKQLIAKYNLSDGREPGKYGIGLKELWQVKPKNHKPGLVQHSFGWPLDMKTGGGSFLYHLEDNQVAVGFVVHLNYKNPYLSPFDEFQRFKTHPAIKGTFEGAKRLGYGARAITEGGWQSVPKLSFPGGALMGCAAGFVNVPRIKGSHNAVLSGMLAAEHVAEAIGAGRANDELASYEAAWRATDIGKDLKKVRNVKPLWSRFGTVVGVGIGGLDMWLNTLFGFSPFGTLKHGKADYATLDPAAKHKKIAYPKPDGVLTFDRLSSVFLSNTNHEENEPVHLLVADMDLQQRSEHDVYAGPSTRYCPAGVYEWVDKDGNAAADPAAKNVRFVINAQNCVHCKTCDIKDPNRNITWVPPQGGEGPVYQNM from the coding sequence ATGAGCGATATCGAACGCGAAAGCATGGAATTTGACGTGGTCATCGTCGGCGCCGGTCCAGCCGGCCTCGCCGCCGCGATCCGTCTCAAGCAGGTCAATCCCGAGCTTTCCGTCGTCGTCCTGGAAAAGGGCGGCGAAGTCGGCGCCCACATCCTGTCCGGCGCCGTCGTCGATCCGATCGGCATCGACCGGCTGTTGCCGGGCTGGCGTGACGAAGAGGGTCATCCCTTCAAGACGCCGGTCACGGCGGACCATTTTCTGGTCCTCGGCCCCGCAGGTTCCTTCCGTCTGCCCAACATCCTGATGCCGCCGCTGATGAACAATCACGGCAACTACATCGTCTCGCTCGGCAATGTCTGCCGCTGGCTGGCGACCAAGGCCGAGGCGCTGGGCGTCGAGATCTATCCGGGCTTTGCCGCGGCCGACCTGCTCTACAACGAGGCTGGCGCGGTTACCGGCGTTGTCACCGGCGATATGGGCGTCGAGAAGGACGGCACGCACGGCCCGGGCTTCGCGCCGGGCATGGCGCTGATGGGCAAATATGTGCTGATCGGCGAGGGCGCGCGCGGCTCGCTGGCCAAGCAACTGATCGCCAAATACAATCTTTCCGACGGCCGCGAGCCCGGCAAATACGGCATCGGCCTCAAGGAGCTCTGGCAGGTCAAGCCGAAAAACCACAAGCCAGGCCTGGTCCAGCATTCCTTCGGCTGGCCGCTCGACATGAAGACCGGCGGCGGCTCCTTCCTTTACCATCTGGAGGACAACCAGGTGGCGGTCGGCTTCGTCGTCCACCTCAACTACAAGAACCCCTATCTGTCGCCGTTCGACGAGTTCCAGCGCTTCAAGACCCACCCGGCGATCAAAGGCACGTTCGAAGGCGCCAAGCGGCTGGGTTATGGCGCCCGTGCCATCACAGAGGGTGGCTGGCAGTCGGTGCCGAAACTGTCCTTCCCCGGTGGCGCGCTGATGGGCTGTGCTGCCGGCTTCGTCAACGTGCCGCGCATCAAGGGCTCGCACAATGCCGTGCTTTCCGGAATGCTGGCAGCCGAGCATGTCGCCGAGGCGATCGGCGCCGGCCGCGCCAATGACGAACTGGCTTCTTACGAGGCCGCATGGCGTGCGACCGACATCGGCAAGGATTTGAAGAAGGTGCGCAACGTCAAGCCGCTGTGGTCGCGCTTCGGCACCGTTGTCGGCGTCGGCATTGGCGGCCTCGACATGTGGCTGAACACGTTGTTCGGCTTCTCGCCATTCGGCACGCTGAAGCACGGCAAGGCCGATTATGCGACGCTGGACCCTGCCGCCAAGCACAAGAAGATCGCCTATCCGAAACCGGATGGCGTGCTCACCTTCGACCGCCTGTCCTCGGTGTTTCTGTCGAACACCAACCACGAGGAAAACGAGCCTGTCCACCTGCTGGTCGCGGACATGGACCTGCAGCAGCGTTCCGAACACGATGTCTATGCCGGGCCCTCGACACGCTACTGCCCGGCCGGCGTCTACGAATGGGTCGACAAGGATGGCAACGCCGCCGCCGATCCCGCGGCGAAGAATGTGCGCTTCGTCATCAACGCGCAGAACTGCGTCCACTGCAAGACTTGCGACATCAAGGACCCGAACCGAAACATCACCTGGGTGCCGCCGCAAGGTGGCGAAGGCCCAGTTTATCAGAACATGTAG
- a CDS encoding DUF922 domain-containing protein, translating into MRLAVLTCLAAIGALCGFASSASADTKVLIKTRTYNISGTTGAALIEAMDRNGPKRHGFMTHAIALTAYTANWDLDISLDRGVCRLWQANGTLDLTYTLPRMASAATPALQKRWKRFFAGVRTHEHTHGRIARTMMRATEKSVTGLEFADNWFCSKTHREARRRIKAVYAEYEAKQNAFDAREHRDGGHVEHLVDALSRKQ; encoded by the coding sequence ATGCGCCTGGCGGTTCTGACGTGCCTTGCGGCGATTGGCGCCTTGTGCGGCTTCGCATCCTCGGCATCGGCTGACACGAAAGTGCTGATCAAGACGCGGACCTACAACATATCAGGAACCACGGGCGCCGCCCTGATCGAGGCCATGGACCGCAACGGCCCGAAGAGGCACGGCTTCATGACGCACGCCATCGCGCTGACCGCCTATACCGCAAATTGGGACCTTGATATCAGCCTGGACCGCGGTGTCTGCCGCCTGTGGCAAGCCAATGGGACACTCGATCTCACCTACACCTTACCCCGTATGGCCTCAGCCGCGACGCCGGCGCTTCAGAAGCGCTGGAAGCGGTTTTTCGCGGGCGTTCGCACCCACGAGCACACCCACGGCCGCATCGCCAGGACAATGATGCGGGCCACCGAGAAATCGGTCACGGGGCTGGAGTTCGCCGACAACTGGTTTTGCAGCAAGACGCACCGCGAGGCGAGGCGCCGGATCAAGGCCGTCTATGCCGAATACGAGGCGAAACAGAACGCCTTCGACGCGCGCGAGCATCGCGACGGCGGCCATGTCGAGCATCTGGTCGATGCCCTGTCGCGTAAGCAATAG
- a CDS encoding endonuclease/exonuclease/phosphatase family protein — protein sequence MARIRNMMASVAFVAMLVFSVPLVAGFFGTLHPAFDSFAHFRVHLAVLMALCALPLLATSFRLQAATALLFAVAAFATTSNALPVNRLWPVQAAYPGDQKIYRLLQMNLRFDNPTPEKVLSLIGRTQPDVITLDEVSDMWEAKLGLLAGAYPYRILCPYPNGVFGVALLSRRPFAASTQPRCDGRGAMAIATVDFGRSSADVAAIHLTWPWPRNQSRQIGGLSRELASLGETAIMAGDCNAVPWSAAVRRVAYLGKLTVEPSPGPTWLYDKLPDFLRFTGLPIDQVFSKGAVLVHSVSRLEDTGSDHLPVMVEFSLMPEEKKPVDERETATASVTRNGNTRS from the coding sequence ATGGCACGCATTCGAAACATGATGGCTTCGGTGGCATTCGTCGCAATGCTTGTCTTCTCGGTCCCGCTGGTGGCCGGGTTTTTCGGAACGCTGCATCCGGCCTTCGATTCCTTCGCCCATTTCCGCGTTCACCTTGCCGTGCTGATGGCGCTTTGCGCGCTGCCGCTGCTCGCGACCTCGTTTCGCTTGCAGGCGGCCACAGCGCTGCTCTTTGCCGTAGCTGCCTTCGCCACCACGTCGAACGCCCTGCCGGTAAACCGCCTGTGGCCGGTCCAGGCAGCCTACCCCGGTGACCAGAAGATCTACCGCCTGCTGCAAATGAACCTGCGGTTTGACAATCCGACGCCTGAAAAGGTGCTGTCGCTGATCGGCCGGACCCAGCCTGACGTGATCACCCTCGACGAGGTGTCCGACATGTGGGAGGCGAAGCTTGGCCTTCTCGCCGGCGCCTATCCCTACCGGATCCTCTGCCCCTACCCCAATGGCGTGTTCGGTGTTGCGCTGCTGTCCAGACGGCCGTTCGCCGCCAGCACGCAACCGCGCTGCGATGGCCGCGGTGCGATGGCCATCGCGACCGTCGATTTCGGCCGATCCAGTGCCGACGTCGCCGCCATCCATCTCACTTGGCCATGGCCGCGCAACCAGTCACGGCAGATCGGCGGATTGTCGCGGGAACTCGCCTCGCTCGGCGAGACAGCGATCATGGCAGGCGACTGCAATGCAGTACCCTGGAGCGCCGCTGTCCGGCGCGTCGCGTATCTTGGCAAGCTAACCGTGGAGCCTTCGCCGGGGCCGACCTGGCTCTACGACAAGCTGCCGGATTTCCTGCGCTTCACCGGACTGCCGATCGACCAGGTTTTCAGCAAGGGGGCGGTTCTCGTCCATTCCGTGTCGAGGCTGGAAGACACAGGCTCCGACCATCTTCCGGTGATGGTGGAATTCTCGCTCATGCCGGAAGAGAAAAAGCCGGTCGACGAACGTGAAACCGCGACCGCATCCGTGACACGGAACGGCAACACTCGAAGCTGA
- a CDS encoding AMP nucleosidase encodes MPGPFGRQSFNDAEKAVAALQVLYDRNTKFLRDSFTALAAGSDNNKRYRAFYPEIGVTTSSFTQIDSRQAYGHMPTPGHFSTTITQPALFERYLIEQLRLIMRNHGVPVTVSESTTPIPLHFAFLEGSHVDGAAAERIRRPIRDLFDVPDLDGTDDQIANGTFEVALGEARPLAAFTAQRIDYSLHRMSHYTATSPQHFQNFVLFTNYQFYIDEFVARAHELMANGGGGYVEFVEPGNVVTKAGQSAPDDGAAARRLPQMPAYHLKKPNHGGITMVNIGVGPSNAKTITDHIAVLRPHAWVMLGHCAGLRNTQALGDYVLAHAYVREDHVLDDDLPVWVPIPPLAEIQVALQEAVAEITGLSGYDLKRIMRTGTVATIDNRNWELRDQRGPVQRLSQSRAIALDMESATIAANGFRFRVPYGTLLCVSDKPLHGELKLPGMATEFYKRQVAQHLKIGIRAMEKLAEMPMERLHSRKLRSFSETAFQ; translated from the coding sequence ATGCCGGGGCCGTTTGGCCGGCAGAGTTTCAATGACGCCGAAAAGGCCGTCGCGGCCTTGCAGGTCCTTTACGATCGCAACACCAAATTCCTGCGCGATTCGTTCACGGCGCTCGCCGCAGGCAGCGACAACAACAAGCGCTACCGGGCCTTCTATCCCGAGATCGGCGTCACCACGAGTTCGTTCACCCAGATCGACTCGCGGCAGGCCTACGGCCATATGCCGACGCCTGGGCATTTCTCCACCACCATCACCCAGCCTGCCCTTTTCGAACGCTATCTCATCGAACAGCTTCGGCTGATCATGCGCAATCACGGCGTTCCGGTCACCGTTTCGGAATCGACGACGCCTATCCCGCTGCATTTCGCGTTCCTGGAAGGCTCCCATGTCGACGGCGCGGCCGCCGAACGCATCAGGCGGCCGATCCGCGACCTGTTCGACGTGCCGGACCTCGACGGCACCGACGACCAGATCGCCAACGGCACGTTCGAAGTGGCGTTAGGCGAAGCCAGGCCGCTGGCGGCGTTCACGGCGCAGCGCATCGACTACTCGCTGCACCGGATGTCGCACTACACGGCCACCAGTCCCCAGCATTTCCAGAACTTCGTGCTGTTCACCAACTATCAGTTCTACATCGATGAATTCGTCGCCCGTGCGCACGAGCTGATGGCGAATGGCGGCGGCGGATACGTCGAATTCGTCGAGCCGGGAAACGTCGTCACCAAGGCTGGACAAAGCGCGCCTGACGATGGCGCGGCGGCGCGGCGCCTGCCGCAGATGCCGGCCTATCATCTGAAGAAGCCGAACCATGGCGGCATCACCATGGTCAATATCGGCGTCGGCCCTTCCAATGCCAAGACGATCACCGACCATATTGCCGTGCTAAGGCCGCATGCGTGGGTGATGCTCGGCCATTGCGCCGGGCTGCGCAACACCCAAGCGCTCGGCGACTATGTGCTGGCGCACGCCTATGTGCGGGAAGACCATGTTCTGGACGACGATCTTCCGGTCTGGGTGCCGATCCCGCCGCTGGCCGAAATCCAGGTGGCGCTGCAGGAGGCTGTCGCCGAAATCACCGGCCTTTCCGGCTACGACCTCAAGCGTATCATGCGCACCGGCACCGTCGCCACGATCGACAACCGCAACTGGGAACTGCGCGACCAGCGCGGGCCGGTGCAGCGGCTGTCGCAGTCACGGGCGATCGCGCTCGATATGGAATCGGCGACGATCGCAGCCAACGGCTTCCGTTTCCGCGTGCCCTATGGCACGCTGCTTTGCGTCTCCGACAAGCCCCTGCATGGCGAATTGAAGTTGCCCGGCATGGCGACCGAGTTCTACAAGCGGCAAGTGGCGCAGCACTTGAAGATCGGCATCAGGGCGATGGAGAAGCTGGCCGAGATGCCGATGGAGCGGCTGCATTCGCGCAAGCTCAGGAGCTTTTCGGAGACGGCGTTCCAGTAG
- a CDS encoding DUF2147 domain-containing protein, protein MVRKFSMALAATLIMAGAAWADPIEGNWKTQAGSTAAIAGGGGGFSITLKSGKFAGKRIGSFKVSGDNKYTGTITDPETDKTYSGKASVSGASLKMSGCVLGGLICKSQTWHKL, encoded by the coding sequence ATGGTTCGCAAATTCAGCATGGCCCTTGCGGCCACATTGATCATGGCCGGCGCGGCTTGGGCCGACCCGATCGAAGGCAACTGGAAAACGCAAGCCGGCTCGACAGCCGCTATCGCGGGCGGCGGCGGTGGATTTTCCATCACGCTCAAATCCGGCAAATTTGCCGGCAAGCGCATCGGCTCGTTCAAGGTGTCCGGCGACAACAAATATACGGGCACCATAACCGATCCGGAAACTGACAAGACCTATTCGGGCAAGGCCTCTGTCTCGGGCGCTTCGCTCAAGATGAGCGGCTGCGTGCTTGGCGGGCTGATCTGCAAGAGCCAGACCTGGCATAAGCTCTGA
- a CDS encoding sel1 repeat family protein: MARFEMPEAGFGAMGAIAQADILFELGMMYATGRDCETDVVAAHKWFNIAAIKGSVRAAELRSELSAAMSKVEIARALREAREWMTMH; this comes from the coding sequence ATGGCACGTTTTGAAATGCCTGAAGCCGGCTTCGGCGCCATGGGGGCAATTGCCCAGGCCGACATTCTTTTCGAACTGGGCATGATGTATGCGACCGGCCGCGATTGCGAGACCGATGTCGTCGCCGCCCACAAATGGTTCAACATCGCTGCGATCAAGGGCTCTGTCCGCGCCGCGGAACTGCGCTCGGAATTGTCGGCCGCCATGTCGAAGGTCGAGATCGCCAGGGCGTTGCGCGAAGCCCGCGAATGGATGACGATGCACTGA
- a CDS encoding branched-chain amino acid ABC transporter substrate-binding protein has protein sequence MKRLGILSAAIVGLVMSAPVAFADDITFSVVGPMTGQLATIGDQFKQGAQAAADAINAAGGVEGRQIKLDVQDDQCDPKQAVSVANRIIANGVKFIDGHACSGSSIPASAVYAEAGAMMMSPASSNPVLTDAAAKAGWPTIMRLYTRDDAQGAFIGPWIAKKYAGKNVVIMHDKSAYGQGVADAVKATMNQNGLNEILYEGINAGEKDYAALVTKLKDLKADVVYFGGYHPEAGLILRQSAEQNLKYQLIMPDSIATPEFWQVAGPAGEGTMFVFPSDPQAKPEAKEAIEKIKAGGFVPEGFTLFSYAVIQTFAEGIKRAGTDDPAKVAEALKNGEPISTVVGSVTFDEKGDLKNASYDINQWHDGKYAPIQP, from the coding sequence ATGAAAAGATTGGGTATTTTGAGCGCGGCCATAGTTGGCCTTGTGATGAGCGCGCCGGTCGCCTTCGCCGACGACATCACCTTTTCGGTGGTCGGACCGATGACCGGTCAGCTTGCCACCATCGGCGACCAGTTCAAGCAAGGCGCGCAAGCCGCCGCCGACGCGATCAACGCGGCCGGCGGTGTCGAAGGCCGCCAGATCAAGCTCGACGTCCAGGATGATCAGTGCGATCCGAAACAGGCGGTTTCGGTCGCCAACCGCATTATTGCCAACGGCGTCAAGTTCATCGATGGCCATGCCTGTTCCGGTTCGAGCATCCCGGCCTCAGCAGTCTACGCCGAAGCCGGCGCGATGATGATGAGCCCGGCCTCGTCCAACCCGGTGTTGACCGACGCGGCGGCGAAGGCCGGCTGGCCGACGATCATGCGCCTCTATACGCGCGACGATGCGCAGGGCGCTTTCATCGGTCCATGGATCGCCAAGAAATATGCCGGCAAGAACGTCGTCATCATGCACGACAAGAGCGCCTATGGGCAGGGCGTCGCCGACGCCGTCAAGGCAACGATGAACCAGAACGGTCTCAACGAGATCCTTTACGAGGGCATCAACGCCGGTGAAAAGGACTACGCAGCACTTGTCACCAAGCTCAAGGACCTGAAGGCTGACGTCGTCTATTTCGGCGGCTACCACCCCGAAGCCGGCCTCATCCTGCGCCAGTCGGCGGAACAGAACCTGAAGTATCAGCTGATCATGCCGGACTCGATTGCCACGCCGGAATTCTGGCAGGTCGCCGGCCCGGCCGGCGAAGGCACCATGTTCGTCTTCCCGTCGGACCCGCAGGCGAAGCCGGAAGCCAAGGAAGCGATCGAAAAGATCAAGGCGGGGGGGTTCGTGCCCGAGGGCTTCACGCTGTTCTCCTATGCCGTGATCCAGACCTTTGCCGAGGGCATCAAGCGCGCCGGCACCGACGATCCGGCCAAGGTTGCCGAGGCTTTGAAGAACGGCGAGCCGATCAGCACCGTCGTCGGCTCGGTCACCTTCGACGAGAAAGGTGATCTCAAGAACGCCAGCTACGACATCAACCAGTGGCACGACGGCAAATACGCGCCGATCCAGCCGTAA
- a CDS encoding acetyl/propionyl/methylcrotonyl-CoA carboxylase subunit alpha translates to MFAKILIANRGEIACRVIRTARKLGVRTVAVYSDADAGALHVEMADEAVYIGASPVGESYLRGDKIVAAALATGAEAIHPGYGFLSENPDFVDQVTAAGLVFIGPSAASIRAMGLKDAAKRLMEKAGVPVVPGYHGEAQEIVLLASKAREIGYPVLIKARAGGGGKGMRRVDHPDDFSEALSGARREAKAAFGDDRVLVEKYIDKPRHIEVQVFGDNVGNVVHLYERDCSAQRRHQKVIEEAPAPGMTPALRKAMTEAAVKAAKAIHYCGAGTIEFIVDASQGLKADRFWFMEMNTRLQVEHPVTEMVTGIDLVEWQLRVASGEKLPKTQSEIALSGHAFEARIYAEDAAKGFLPATGTLHHLQFPDSGPEGASMRIETGVRAGDAISPFYDPMIAKLVVHGKDRQAALEALRAALSQTEIAGSTVNTAFLAALAADADFSAGDVDTGLIGRHQQALTAVPPPSNETVAAAALAASGAGVRAPSDDPWSSLAGYAHFHATARRTRLRYGEEDILALVSVRPDGRFQVALDAPYDGANPHDLRVAPRLARWPGHVTVFEGAVGYNFAVPDPLARADEIAAGSDSLRAPMPGLVKQVRVARGEAVIKGQPLLILEAMKMEHTISATHDGTIAEIAAEGAQVTDGTVLVRFAEEARG, encoded by the coding sequence ATGTTCGCCAAGATCCTGATCGCCAATCGCGGTGAGATTGCTTGCCGGGTGATCCGCACGGCACGCAAATTGGGTGTGCGCACGGTCGCCGTCTATTCCGACGCCGACGCCGGGGCCTTGCATGTCGAGATGGCTGACGAGGCGGTGTATATTGGCGCCTCGCCTGTCGGCGAAAGCTATCTGCGCGGCGACAAGATCGTCGCCGCGGCTTTGGCAACAGGCGCGGAAGCCATCCATCCCGGCTACGGTTTTCTGTCGGAAAACCCTGATTTCGTCGACCAGGTGACAGCGGCGGGGCTCGTCTTCATCGGCCCGTCGGCCGCCTCGATCCGCGCCATGGGCCTGAAGGACGCGGCCAAGCGGCTGATGGAGAAGGCCGGCGTGCCGGTCGTGCCGGGCTATCACGGCGAGGCGCAGGAGATCGTGCTGCTCGCCTCCAAGGCACGCGAGATTGGCTATCCCGTACTGATCAAGGCGCGCGCCGGCGGCGGTGGCAAGGGCATGCGGCGCGTCGACCATCCCGACGACTTTTCCGAGGCGCTGTCGGGGGCGCGGCGCGAGGCGAAGGCCGCTTTTGGCGACGACCGCGTGCTGGTCGAGAAATATATCGACAAGCCGCGCCACATCGAGGTTCAGGTGTTCGGCGACAATGTCGGCAATGTCGTGCATCTCTACGAACGCGACTGCTCGGCGCAGCGCCGCCACCAGAAGGTGATCGAGGAAGCCCCCGCCCCCGGCATGACGCCGGCATTACGCAAGGCGATGACGGAGGCGGCGGTGAAGGCCGCCAAGGCGATCCACTATTGCGGCGCCGGCACGATCGAGTTCATCGTCGATGCCTCGCAAGGGCTGAAGGCCGACCGCTTCTGGTTTATGGAAATGAACACCCGCCTGCAGGTCGAGCACCCCGTCACCGAAATGGTCACCGGCATCGACCTGGTCGAATGGCAATTGCGGGTGGCCTCCGGCGAAAAGCTGCCGAAGACGCAGAGCGAAATTGCGCTCTCCGGCCACGCCTTCGAGGCGCGCATCTATGCCGAGGACGCGGCAAAGGGTTTTTTGCCGGCGACGGGCACGCTGCATCACCTGCAGTTTCCGGATAGCGGGCCCGAGGGCGCCAGCATGCGGATCGAGACCGGCGTGCGGGCTGGTGATGCCATCTCGCCCTTCTACGACCCGATGATCGCCAAGCTGGTCGTGCATGGCAAGGACAGGCAGGCGGCGCTCGAGGCGCTGCGCGCAGCCCTTTCGCAGACCGAGATCGCCGGCTCGACCGTTAACACCGCCTTTCTCGCTGCGCTTGCCGCTGACGCGGATTTTTCGGCAGGCGATGTCGATACCGGTCTGATCGGCAGGCATCAGCAAGCGTTGACCGCGGTCCCGCCACCGAGCAACGAGACCGTCGCCGCAGCCGCGCTTGCGGCATCCGGCGCCGGGGTTCGGGCGCCGTCCGACGACCCATGGTCGTCGCTTGCCGGCTATGCGCATTTCCACGCGACCGCGCGGCGCACGCGGCTGCGTTACGGCGAGGAGGACATTCTCGCGCTTGTGTCGGTACGGCCGGATGGCCGCTTCCAAGTGGCGCTGGACGCACCTTATGACGGCGCCAATCCGCATGATCTTCGCGTCGCCCCTCGCCTCGCCCGCTGGCCAGGCCACGTCACCGTGTTCGAAGGCGCCGTCGGTTACAATTTCGCCGTGCCCGATCCGCTGGCGAGAGCCGACGAAATCGCCGCCGGCTCAGATAGCCTGCGCGCGCCAATGCCGGGTCTGGTCAAGCAGGTGCGCGTGGCGAGAGGCGAGGCCGTCATCAAGGGGCAGCCGCTGCTGATCCTGGAAGCGATGAAGATGGAACACACGATTTCCGCCACCCATGACGGGACGATCGCCGAGATCGCGGCCGAAGGCGCGCAGGTCACCGACGGGACGGTGCTGGTGCGTTTTGCCGAGGAAGCCCGCGGCTGA
- a CDS encoding O-acetyl-ADP-ribose deacetylase: MSEIDQRIRLHIGDITKLVVDAIVNAANTSLLGGGGVDGAIHRAAGPELEFECRMLNGCKVGDAKLTKGYRLPARHIIHTVGPVWQGGDKDEAELLASCYRRSLELAAAKDCRTVAFPAISTGVYRYPKDQATQIAVGTVSAFIGQNAVPETVVFCCFDQQMAELYQQALLRLAERGPHR; this comes from the coding sequence ATGAGCGAAATCGATCAGAGGATTCGCCTTCACATCGGCGACATCACGAAGCTGGTGGTCGATGCCATCGTCAACGCCGCCAACACCTCGCTGCTCGGCGGCGGTGGTGTCGATGGCGCCATTCACCGGGCGGCCGGCCCCGAACTTGAGTTCGAATGCCGGATGCTGAATGGCTGCAAGGTCGGCGACGCAAAACTCACCAAGGGCTACAGACTGCCGGCACGCCACATCATCCACACAGTCGGCCCCGTCTGGCAAGGCGGTGATAAAGACGAAGCGGAGCTGCTCGCTTCCTGTTATCGCCGGTCGCTCGAACTCGCCGCCGCCAAGGATTGCCGGACAGTGGCATTTCCGGCGATCTCGACCGGTGTATACCGATATCCAAAGGACCAGGCGACGCAGATCGCCGTCGGCACCGTGAGCGCCTTTATCGGCCAGAACGCGGTTCCGGAAACCGTCGTTTTCTGCTGCTTCGACCAGCAGATGGCGGAACTATATCAACAGGCGTTACTGCGCCTGGCGGAGCGTGGTCCGCACCGATGA